A DNA window from Rhipicephalus sanguineus isolate Rsan-2018 chromosome 8, BIME_Rsan_1.4, whole genome shotgun sequence contains the following coding sequences:
- the LOC119401513 gene encoding uncharacterized protein LOC119401513 translates to MNPYNSGRNLFTFSNCSKAAIAAFLRLNASSCLLNHNQRRHLALLPNDTMTLPGQVISGDLYCKRTFAHPNVTYIKWDSDLKQCKFRCRLYMKPDGKPKYAIRYAYDGTPCNRSRPEMKCKNTKCV, encoded by the exons ATGAACCCGTACAACAGCGGAAGGAACCTTTTCACTTTCTCCAATTGCAGCAAGGCAGCCATAGCCGCTTTCTTGAG GTTAAACGCATCCTCTTGCTTATTGAACCACAACCAACGGCGCCATCTTGCCCTCTTGCCCAACGACACTATGACGCTGCCCGGTCAAGTAATAAGTGGCGACCTGTACTGCAAGCGGACCTTTGCACACCCTAACGTCACCTACATCAAG TGGGATTCGGATCTCAAGCAATGCAAGTTTCGCTGCAGGTTGTATATGAAGCCAGACGGAAAACCTAAATATGCCATCAGATATGCATACGATGGAACTCCGTGTAACAGGTCTCGACCGGAGATG